From one Peptoniphilaceae bacterium AMB_02 genomic stretch:
- a CDS encoding ribonuclease domain-containing protein → MKKNKILVLILALFMLFSTACGYFGIKQTETQTAKEDIINLDEPEDKEDDEKTDYADSEEVEQEDKAEEASVVQGKSYYEKEEVAEYIHKFGELPQNYLTKSEAAKLGWESREGNLWDVTDKGVIGGDRFGNREKKLPNKSGRTYYECDVNYSGGHRGAERLVYSNDGLIFYSPDHYNTFEELRFD, encoded by the coding sequence ATGAAAAAGAATAAGATATTGGTTTTAATTTTAGCATTATTCATGCTTTTTAGTACAGCTTGCGGCTACTTCGGTATCAAACAGACAGAAACACAAACTGCGAAAGAGGATATCATCAACTTGGATGAACCGGAAGACAAAGAGGATGACGAAAAAACGGATTATGCGGATAGTGAAGAAGTAGAACAAGAAGATAAAGCTGAAGAAGCTTCGGTAGTTCAGGGTAAAAGTTACTATGAGAAAGAGGAAGTCGCTGAGTACATCCATAAATTTGGCGAATTACCTCAAAATTACCTAACCAAAAGCGAAGCTGCAAAACTGGGCTGGGAAAGTAGAGAAGGAAACCTTTGGGATGTAACCGATAAGGGAGTCATCGGAGGTGACAGATTTGGCAATAGAGAAAAGAAACTACCAAATAAATCCGGCAGAACCTATTATGAATGCGATGTCAACTACTCCGGAGGGCATAGAGGTGCTGAACGACTCGTCTATTCAAACGACGGATTAATTTTCTATTCACCGGATCATTACAACACTTTCGAAGAACTGAGATTCGATTAA
- a CDS encoding barstar family protein, which translates to MKRITLDGKMMKDRESTHEYLQEKLRLPDYYGKNLDALWDLLSYESIPTFITIINVSTIFRNLGDYGYDLIEVFNEVNMEEGKVKIEFDY; encoded by the coding sequence ATGAAGAGAATAACATTAGACGGAAAAATGATGAAGGACAGAGAATCAACACATGAATACCTTCAGGAAAAACTGAGACTCCCCGATTACTACGGGAAAAACCTGGATGCCCTATGGGACCTCCTATCATACGAATCAATACCCACCTTCATAACCATAATCAATGTTTCAACCATCTTTAGAAACCTCGGCGATTACGGTTACGACTTAATAGAAGTCTTCAACGAAGTCAATATGGAAGAAGGTAAAGTTAAAATAGAATTTGATTATTAG